The Candidozyma auris chromosome 1, complete sequence genome includes a region encoding these proteins:
- a CDS encoding U4/U6-U5 snRNP complex subunit PRP4, with protein MQNDEIPVVNDPRTLKRNIEVTDVPTIDSEVRTVLRKLGEPITFFGEGPSERRERLLRFLQERPHTNIEFAEIEQTEDESMASEDEDDDEEFYTPGSEELEDARKKILKYSVDRAIARVNKEKEEAKTYDSFKVLKHRRYINSTLGDYELNGTDVLKGNTRAISVVRANCDDTVIACGSWDGNVYLLKRDEENLLSQKGKSGSGYHTEKVSALDWHPTDSTILATGGAEGYVNLWRYNEDEIVKPQLKLKASERRVPKVAFHPSGHYLASTSFDQTWKFWDIEKELELVEQEGHSKEVYACAIHPDGSLIATGDLDGVGRVWDLRSGRSIAVLNGHIQGLYSMDWSPNGQHLASASGDCSVKIWDMRKLTSVNVDTQLFSIPAHTKLVSEVRFFQNNSGPLAIAVTDESDENPSTLNVAGTFLATSSYDGTVKLWSADNWINVSTLKGHNDKVMSCDIGKQGTYIVSCGWDRTVKTWCKL; from the coding sequence ATGCAAAACGACGAAATTCCGGTCGTGAACGATCCCCGGACCTTAAAAAGAAACATTGAGGTTACAGATGTGCCCACAATAGATAGTGAAGTGAGGACTGTTCTCAGGAAATTGGGGGAACCCATCACattctttggagaagggCCATCTGAGAGACGAGAGCGTCTACTACGATTTTTGCAAGAGCGACCCCACACAAACATTGAATTCGCTGAAATAGAACAGACTGAAGATGAGAGTATGGCAtcagaagatgaagatgacgatgaggagTTTTACACGCCGGGCAGCGAGGAGCTAGAAGATGCTCGCAAGAAGATTCTAAAGTACTCGGTAGACCGTGCGATTGCCAGAGTaaacaaagagaaggaggaggcaAAGACGTATGATTCGTTTAAAGTTCTCAAACACAGGCGTTACATCAACAGTACATTAGGCGATTATGAATTGAACGGGACAGATGTTCTTAAAGGCAATACCCGTGCAATATCGGTTGTGAGAGCCAACTGCGATGACACGGTGATCGCATGCGGGTCATGGGATGGGAACGTTTACCTTCTCAAAAGGGACGAGGAGAATTTACTCTCTCAGAAGGGAAAGTCGGGAAGTGGATACCATACGGAGAAAGTCAGTGCTCTAGATTGGCACCCCACCGACTCTACCATTCTCGCTACTGGTGGTGCAGAAGGTTATGTTAATCTATGGAGGTataatgaagatgagattGTCAAACCTCaactcaaactcaaagcCAGTGAAAGAAGGGTACCAAAGGTTGCATTCCATCCCAGCGGTCACTATTTGGCGAGCACATCGTTTGACCAAACGTGGAAGTTTTGGGATATCGAGAAAGAACTagaacttgttgagcaagaaggtCATTCCAAGGAGGTCTATGCGTGTGCCATTCATCCCGACGGGAGCCTCATAGCAACAGGTGAtcttgatggtgttggcAGAGTATGGGATTTGAGATCAGGGAGATCTATTGCTGTTCTCAATGGCCACATTCAGGGCTTATATTCTATGGACTGGTCACCAAACGGTCAGCATCTCGCATCAGCAAGTGGTGATTGTTCAGTCAAAATATGGGATATGCGGAAGCTCACCAGTGTCAACGTAGATACCCAGTTGTTTCTGATCCCAGCGCACACTAAGCTAGTAAGCGAGGTTAGATTCTTTCAAAATAATCTGGGCCCATTGGCAATTGCAGTGACAGACGAAAGTGACGAAAACCCTTCGACCCTAAACGTTGCGGGAACGTTCTTAGCCACGAGCTCTTATGACGGGACGGTAAAACTATGGTCGGCAGATAACTGGATAAACGTGCTGACACTTAAAGGTCATAATGATAAGGTAATGAGCTGTGATATTGGGAAACAGGGAACGTACATTGTGAGTTGTGGATGGGACCGCACAGTCAAGACCTGGTGTAAATTGTAG
- the AXL1 gene encoding Axl1p — MNTFVSEVKNIDVKLHVPRSHSHRKYQLVELSNGLRTFLINDRSSDLFSAAMIVGSGSANDPDESLGLAHLCEHMLFLGTRTYPIPNHLNQIVSSAGGFTNAYTTMEHTCYHFELSSFAKSTDETVFIIDQVLDIFSSFFKCPLFKEKYIKGEINAVEEEHRGNTEDMNRIIFHALRLLASPNHAFHRFGTGNKDTLSALGTKTLQRYLRAYFQRFYTTRKMVLVLKGPQSINHLKKLLVAHFSDLVITSLDHWRGSNSSFVSDHDIYFSPQLYGYSDTPLFSPTTKAIFLKVPKDTLLRLCYPSKHIFDTAGIGRLKSLICNLIGDESMNTVCDYLKRKKGWATDIMVFCQNTFMNDDVLVVDIGLTPLGLKNLPQVIDTLHYFVNYTVVRANIFDLEKVASDLLDLEETLFLQRNVEACFVDEICDYGEKIEKGDLALPDIVRGYGDLLEDGSRLKTVQQLRKAFIECFTEENVRIIVAHKDLTPLNHFKKNMEDYEIATDSYYQYEFVKITESTPMTFINLDLDLGLELPTISSNLKESVENSRKRGNSNDPDDNDDVGFVRGMRAKENHPCLVWFDEAAEIWQIDPDGEDQESIYITVTFHLREIEKSPENIVGIELVAEIVGEELRYKLYHYELLGHTWGFFVNVTGEPSILVSVSGPKSSSVTLLQIILDQLRMRIGCKEKIAYQQFKRARVNTRKRIEETQSATGLRKVFSAAYLIIEKDLITPNQKLEALELYDTDSLTTLSEQLLRLKPFTQLLFEGDIDDEERTKIIDAVSLGENQVASYNVLAKQSHASSYFLPDGRNLMFSSQGGTDDTANTVFYYLQLGPRNDLEVYAWGRLFEHYLSHTALNELRTKRRLAYMAFTGMKFFRQSFGIHITIPSGEFDCHRLADEIEGYLWRLEQNLNQLTEERFKSEILEPFIQALDQNANHINTPSGLFSTLQPVQGSGDKPETAEFMAHWSRVDQIINGTYRFGGTVCEEPVNKNFLQNLSLETFLQYVRTFISVKSPQRSCLIVANAAGTQSYEACKSQFATIIHRQLREGDVNITHTKVTSLLEACRDQEGFTDLPVLLKEYIKESKQNSKLVKLAFKRFATSIVRGATSKISARPIARFDTHPISNKTEFTNYKDIQNLCYVGKRICWHDKILSLESIAQG; from the coding sequence ATGAACACTTTTGTGAGCGAAGTGAAAAACATCGATGTCAAGTTACATGTTCCACGGTCTCATTCCCACCGCAAGTATCAACTCGTGGAGTTGTCTAATGGACTTCGAACGTTTTTGATAAATGATAGGAGCAGCGATCTCTTTTCCGCTGCCATGATAGTCGGCAGTGGTTCTGCTAATGACCCAGATGAATCTCTTGGCCTTGCTCATCTATGTGAGCACATGTTGTTTTTAGGAACACGAACATATCCAATTCCTAACCATCTTAATCAAATCGTATCTTCGGCAGGTGGCTTTACCAACGCTTACACTACGATGGAGCATACATGCTACCACTTCGAGCTCTCGTCGTTTGCAAAGTCAACAGATGAAACAGTGTTTATCATTGAccaagttcttgatattttttcgtcatttttcaaatgccCATTGTTCAAGGAGAAATACATCAAGGGAGAAATTAATGctgtggaagaagagcatcGAGGGAATACGGAAGACATGAACAGAATAATTTTCCACGCCCTTCGTCTTCTTGCATCTCCAAACCATGCCTTCCATCGCTTTGGAACAGGCAACAAGGATACGTTAAGTGCTCTCGGCACGAAGACCTTGCAGAGGTATTTACGTGCATACTTCCAACGCTTCTACACTACACGGAAAATGGTACTTGTTTTGAAAGGCCCCCAATCGATAAATCacctcaagaagcttttggtAGCTCACTTCTCCGACTTGGTGATAACCTCACTTGACCACTGGAGGGGATCAAATTCCTCCTTCGTTTCTGATCATGACATATACTTCAGCCCCCAGCTTTATGGATATTCCGACactcctctttttctgccTACGACGAAGGCTATCTTTCTCAAGGTTCCCAAGGACACACTTCTAAGACTATGTTATCCATCGAAACATATTTTTGACACAGCAGGTATTGGGCGgctcaagagcttgattTGTAATCTAATTGGCGACGAGTCCATGAACACAGTTTGCGATTACTTAAAACGCAAAAAGGGATGGGCCACAGACATCATGGTATTCTGCCAAAACACGTTCATGAATGATGATGTGCTTGTGGTTGATATCGGCTTGACACCATTAGGTTTGAAAAACCTTCCTCAAGTGATCGATACACTCCATTACTTCGTCAACTATACTGTTGTAAGGGCAAACATATTCGATTTGGAAAAAGTGGCTAGTGActtgcttgatcttgaagaaactctatttttgcaaagaaatgTCGAGGCATGCTTCGTTGATGAAATTTGCGACTATGGtgagaaaattgaaaaagggGACCTAGCACTTCCAGACATAGTTCGTGGGTACGGAGATTTGCTTGAAGACGGGAGTCGGCTCAAAACCGTGCAACAACTACGAAAAGCGTTCATAGAATGCTTCACCGAAGAAAACGTACGTATAATCGTGGCGCATAAGGATCTCACTCCACTCAACcacttcaagaaaaatATGGAAGATTACGAAATAGCCACTGATTCGTACTATCAATATGAGTTCGTAAAGATAACGGAATCAACACCAATGACTTTCATTAATTTGGACCTTGACTTGGGTCTTGAACTACCAACTATCTCCTCAAATCTCAAAGAGCTGGTTGAAAACTCGAGAAAAAGGGGTAATAGTAACGATCCTGATGATAACGATGATGTTGGTTTTGTGAGAGGTAtgagagccaaagaaaaccaTCCATGCCTAGTTTGGTTTGATGAGGCTGCGGAGATATGGCAAATTGACCCTGATGGTGAGGATCAAGAGTCGATTTACATCACTGTGACCTTTCACCTTCGTGAAATCGAAAAATCACCCGAGAATATTGTGGGAATAGAGCTAGTTGCAGAAATCGTCGGAGAAGAGCTACGATACAAGCTTTATCACTATGAGCTCTTGGGTCACACATGGGGGTTTTTCGTCAATGTAACTGGTGAACCCTCAATACTCGTATCGGTTTCAGGGCCAAAGAGCAGCAGTGTGACGTTGTTGCAAATCATACTTGATCAGTTACGAATGCGGATTGGCTGCAAGGAAAAGATTGCATATCAACAGTTCAAACGGGCTAGAGTGaacacaagaaaaagaatagaAGAAACGCAAAGTGCAACTGGTTTGAGGAAGGTTTTCTCTGCAGCCTACCTTATTATTGAGAAGGATTTGATCACTCcaaatcaaaaacttgaagcaTTGGAACTTTATGACACGGACAGCTTGACAACACTTTCTGAACAATTATTGAGATTAAAGCCATTTACACAGCTTTTATTTGAAGGAGACATCGACGACGAAGAACGTACAAAAATTATTGACGCAGTCTCCCTAGGGGAAAATCAAGTTGCTTCATATAACGTACTAGCCAAACAAAGTCATGCGTCCAGCTACTTTCTTCCCGATGGACGAAATTTAATGTTTTCACTGCAAGGAGGCACAGATGATACGGCAAACACTGTATTTTACTATTTACAGCTTGGGCCCAGGAatgatcttgaagtatATGCTTGGGGCCGTTTGTTCGAACATTATCTCTCACATACAGCATTAAACGAGCTACGAACAAAGCGACGTTTAGCTTACATGGCTTTTACAGGGATGAAGTTTTTTCGCCAATCCTTTGGAATTCACATCACGATTCCTAGTGGAGAATTTGATTGTCACCGACTAGCTGACGAGATAGAAGGGTACTTGTGGCGCTTGGAGCAAAACCTAAACCAACTCACCGAAGAGCGTTTTAAAAGTGAAATTTTGGAACCATTCATTCAAGCCCTCGACCAGAATGCCAATCACATCAATACCCCCTCGGGCTTATTTCTGACACTACAGCCTGTGCAAGGCTCGGGAGATAAACCAGAAACTGCGGAATTCATGGCACATTGGAGCAGGGTCGATCAGATAATAAACGGCACATATCGCTTCGGAGGGACGGTATGTGAAGAGCCGGTCAACAAGaatttccttcaaaatctctCGTTGGAAACATTCTTACAATATGTCCGAACATTTATTTCCGTGAAATCCCCTCAAAGATCATGTCTCATTGTCGCTAATGCTGCAGGGACTCAGCTGTACGAAGCCTGTAAGTCgcaatttgcaaccattatACATCGTCAACTCCGAGAAGGGGACGTTAACATCACTCACACTAAAGTGACCAGCTTGCTCGAAGCTTGCAGAGACCAAGAGGGCTTCACTGACTTACCAGTACTTCTCAAGGAGTATATCAAGGAGAGTAAACAGAATTCCAAGTTGGTAAAATTGGCATTCAAAAGATTCGCTACCTCCATAGTGCGAGGTGCAACGTCCAAAATTTCCGCTCGGCCAATTGCAAGGTTCGACACCCATCCAATATCCAACAAGACGGAATTCACCAATTATAAAGATATACAAAACCTATGCTATGTGGGGAAGCGGATTTGCTGGCACGATAAAATCCTCAGCTTAGAAAGCATAGCGCAGGGCTAG